A window of Terriglobus sp. RCC_193 contains these coding sequences:
- a CDS encoding PadR family transcriptional regulator produces the protein MAKETTQRSSLLQGTLDMLILRTLLYGAAHGHQIGKHIQATTNDFLQMQHGSLYPALHRMEKKGWISAKWETAPDRNREFKYYRLTPEGKKQLVVEESQWKQMAEAVARVMWPAAEEY, from the coding sequence ATGGCGAAAGAGACCACGCAACGATCGAGCCTGTTGCAGGGCACGCTGGACATGCTGATTCTGCGCACGCTGCTGTATGGCGCGGCGCATGGCCACCAGATTGGCAAGCACATTCAAGCCACCACGAATGACTTTCTGCAGATGCAGCATGGATCGCTGTATCCGGCGCTGCACCGCATGGAAAAGAAGGGCTGGATCTCTGCGAAGTGGGAGACCGCGCCCGACCGCAATCGCGAATTCAAGTATTACCGGCTGACCCCCGAAGGCAAGAAGCAGCTTGTGGTGGAAGAGTCGCAGTGGAAGCAGATGGCGGAAGCCGTAGCCCGTGTGATGTGGCCGGCGGCAGAGGAGTACTGA